GAAATTTATGACCAAGTGTGCGGTCCAGTCATGATGTTAATGGAAACTGACAGAAATATTTGAAGCCCTTTAAGTAAAGCGTGTAAAAAtacctgaaacaaacaaacaaaacaaaacccagaCCAAGAAAAAATATGCATGCTATACTCGGACACAAGCGGCGTCACAAACACAAAAGGACATACAGCTAGTAGAATACTGTACCTGGACAACATTCCTGTCATATATGTAAGAGACAGAGTCTGGAATGGGAGAAATTACAGTGAATGCTGATAACGTCTCTAGTAATTCACTTAGACTTAGAATCTTAGACTCCCATAGGCTGTCAGTGCTTGTACAGCCTAATGGATTCTCACAGCCAACTCTATATAAAATACAGAGACATGATACTGCATTTTGATAGTGTGTTTGCTTTATAATGGTTATTTTCAAGAGATTGGGGGAAGACTCACAAAGATGACCAACAGAATCAGGTTCCATGGAAACCTCCTCCTATGGTTGCAAATAAAAAGAGAGTTGTAAGTGAAAAACCCTATTTATTCATGAAAGCTTAGTGTTAAATGTACCAAGTGTATGATTTGATCTGTCAGTGTTACAGCCACTGTCTCACCTCAGCTGACCACAGCAGGACAGTGTCACGTAGGTTACAAGGAACACTGCGctgtaggaaaaaaataaaacagtcatTCACATCATCcacatttaaaaagtaaatatttgaCTAAAACTCTGAAAGCTTCAACTATTTTAATACAGACAAGAAGTAGTTCAGATTAAGGTGTTGCACCGTTTGTGACTTACTATGCTGCCCAGTACCATTCAGGATTAGAATGAATATAGTCCTGTATAGGTTCActgagaaggaaagaaaagaaagtacaGATTAAAACTTTATTGCTAAATATAAGTGTTCACATATACTTCCTAGGTCAATACTTATTTGTAATCATGTAACTTGTTCTGCAACTGAGCTGCAAGTCTCCCAAGACATGCTTCTTGGGAAAATGTCTTCCCACATAGTACCCCTTTAAGGTTTTCGTTTTTAAACCATGCCaatgtactgtacagtgcttTGGCATTATCCATATGCCAAAAATCTTCAGCTACCGATTTTTGGTGACTTCACTGACCCAGTTGCAAACCCTCCTTGCAAAGTCACTGACCTTTAGTGGATGACCTACTCTTCTAGGAGTCTTGGTTGTTacagattttaaaacatttttaataacaatATATTCTCTTTTCGAATTACACCAATGAATCGCCATGAAGAAAAGTCTCTTGTGAGACAAAGCTGTTAAAATTTGTGACACACTCACCAAAAAGTGAAGAGGGACACGATGGCCAGGGTGAAAGAGAGCTGGAGTGCCAGGATGGCATAGACCTGCACATAGACATCCAAATCAGGAAACAATAAACTAACATATAAATCGGTAAATACTTTTGTCTTAATTGTCTGTTTAACAGAATTTCAAATTATATACCTTCCGTACAAATGTCCGTCGTATATTCAGGTCATCCCAGGAGAACTGTGTGAACATTTCTCCCTCATCAAGATAAGACCCACTGTAACTGGGGCTTCCACCTTAGACATCCCATATGGTGTTAATAAGATTTGTTTAACAACAGCTTTATCTATAATTGTTTTAAGAAAACAAATACAATTAGATACCTACTCAACTGCTTGCTAATATTGACTCAGGATGCTATAGTATGTTTAATTGCAGCATAATGAAGCATCTCAATGttgatctttttttattattattattatatgtcaTTTTATAACTCATTGTGTATGTAGAGCTCTGTGATAGACATTTGgaattcaagtcaagtcaaaagtcaagaagcatttattgtcatttcaaccacatatagctgacgtaGTACATAGTGAGATGagacaacgttcctccaggatcCTGGTGCTTCATAAGGCAACATACAACCTATagctacagaacaaaaacaacaacacacagctaaggacagaaagtagtTGTCTTAGCTACATGAAGTGCAACGTGTCCAaccaggtgcaaacagtgcaagacataCGCTTCAGCCAGACCGTATACTTTCTTCAAGCCCAGTGTTTCTGGCTCCAGGTCCACCACAACCTTGATGTTTGAtattttaccccccccccccccatgatTATTTTGTAGGGCATGTGTTTCTATTGTGATCACATTAACATCACATGTTTTGCATGTGTTACCATGAGTCCACATGAAGAAATGTACAAATTATTCACATCATAAATCACCAAACAttgaaaatgaattgaaaatgtttaatttttccATAACAGAGGATGCAGTTACTTAGAATGAATGCTCCTCCTGCACTCAGCTATAAACAATTTTTCACAAAGAAATTGCATTAGACTGCACTGACCTCTACAGTCATGCTAAGAAATTTCACCTgagttaaaaattaaaaagcaaTTTAGACCTTGTGATGGTCTCTTGTCCAGTCACgtttcagaacacacacctaGTCTTCATTCGTGACctttatttggaaaatattaGGCATTTTTTCGCTGCATATTGCAGTTTAATTCGGCTAAATCTGCATGAATTTCTATTTAACACATGTCATTTATAAGATCAGCCACAAGAGGGCAGAACAATGGTGCACATTGTGATGAGAATGAACTGGTGTGACGTCACCTGCAGTCGCCTCCTGATAACTCGGAGGGTGAAGGGCCAGTGATGAGCCTTCATTTGACTTGTTTATCACTGAAAGCTGTAAATAAGCACatggcaataaataaaaaacggATTTGTGAATCCCGGGAGAAACATGTTTACAAGTTCAAATGTCTTTTTAATCTCTATTGCCTGCAGCAAGAGTTGCAAAAGCAATATTATAACTCAACAGTTCAGTTAGTATCGACGCCATTTTGAGGGTGCAGCTGTCAACACACAGAACTTACTGAGTTTATATCCAGCTACTCCTTTCCTTAAAAATAAATTGCGTTTTGAGCTGTTTCCAGATgttaatatatacatttttaatattcataaatgACTAAACTCCCCGCAGTATATAATTAAAGGTACTTTTTGTTTGCTTAGCTTGTTAGCATCATCAGGTTGTGTTGGCGGTGGAGGTGGTGGTTTTTCACTTCTGGGCATATTATAAAGCTTGTCTCCAGCAATTAGTATATGTGTGAAATAGGACAATTCTAATAGGATTTTGTATGTCCaatgtattttttccccccttatcCTTATTTTGGGCAAATTTGAAGAAACTACATTATGTTCTTTTCAACTAAATCCCAGAatcttgttcactttaaaatggcCCAGTGGGTCTAAGATATAGGTATAGGTATACACCAAttaggcaaaacattatgatcactgccTGACATTGTTTTGGTCctacttttgctgccaaaacagccctgacccactgagacatggactccactagatccctgaaggtgtgctgtggtatctggcagcaAGATGTTTTAAGTTCTGTAAATTACTGCAACGTaaatgatacttttgatagatactgaccactgcagaccaggaacaccccacaaaagctggagttttggagatgctctgatccagtcgtctagccatcacaatttggcccttgtcaaactcgctcaaaactttacgcttgtccatttttcctgcttctaacacatcaaatttgTGGACAAATTGTTCAGTTGCTGTCTAATaaatgatgag
The DNA window shown above is from Hemibagrus wyckioides isolate EC202008001 linkage group LG15, SWU_Hwy_1.0, whole genome shotgun sequence and carries:
- the LOC131366275 gene encoding protein lifeguard 2-like encodes the protein MTQGKLSVINKSNEGSSLALHPPSYQEATAGGSPSYSGSYLDEGEMFTQFSWDDLNIRRTFVRKVYAILALQLSFTLAIVSLFTFCEPIQDYIHSNPEWYWAAYAVFLVTYVTLSCCGQLRRRFPWNLILLVIFTLSLTYMTGMLSSYYNTKSVMICLGITVLVCLSVSVFSFQTKIDVTSCQGVLCIMCILFFICGLVLSLILPFSHVPWMQALFAALGAIVFSMFLAFDTQLLMGKKRYSISPEEYIFATLNIYLDIVYIFSFILQFFGNRE